One window of Candidatus Sericytochromatia bacterium genomic DNA carries:
- a CDS encoding WD40 repeat domain-containing protein → MPSLSAAPGWLGAAVTAQAPDAVQDLAWHPSEPRCALGLVGGEWLEWGPEGLVGEVRPAHAEGLLALAWSPLGDRLATAGQDGWVRLWGRDARPLAGLEQGEAWVSSLAWAPDGAWLAVASGRHLEVWDLRGESPRRQGRLGPHASTITAVAWLPKEAGIAVAAYGGVTVWPSPNASPSLWARLRGAEDLQPRHLSFKGSLLALAVSPDGRFYATGNQDGTVHLWYAASGADLEMTGYPTKVRELAWDPRSRFIATGGASSVTLWDMRGRGPAGSRPLVLDAHADFVTAIDCQPAGDLLASAARDGEVMLWRPMRGPDLRGRELQAAVTLGEPAAALRWRPDGRSLLAAGRGGRLLSFAVTR, encoded by the coding sequence ATGCCGAGCCTGAGCGCCGCCCCCGGCTGGCTCGGGGCCGCCGTCACCGCTCAGGCCCCCGATGCGGTTCAGGATCTCGCCTGGCACCCCAGCGAGCCCCGCTGCGCGCTGGGGCTGGTGGGCGGTGAGTGGCTGGAGTGGGGCCCCGAGGGTCTTGTCGGCGAGGTCCGGCCGGCCCACGCCGAGGGCTTGCTGGCACTGGCCTGGAGCCCGTTGGGCGATCGCCTGGCGACGGCCGGGCAGGATGGATGGGTCCGGCTGTGGGGGCGCGACGCGCGGCCGCTGGCGGGGCTGGAGCAGGGCGAGGCTTGGGTTTCCTCGCTGGCCTGGGCGCCGGACGGGGCCTGGCTGGCGGTGGCCTCCGGTCGCCACCTGGAGGTCTGGGACCTGCGGGGCGAGTCACCGCGCCGCCAGGGCCGGCTCGGCCCGCATGCCTCCACCATCACGGCCGTCGCCTGGCTGCCGAAGGAGGCCGGGATTGCGGTGGCCGCCTACGGCGGAGTGACGGTCTGGCCCTCGCCGAATGCCTCGCCCAGCCTCTGGGCGCGCCTGCGCGGCGCCGAGGACTTGCAGCCGCGTCACTTGTCGTTCAAGGGTTCGCTGCTGGCGCTGGCGGTCAGCCCGGATGGCCGTTTCTATGCCACCGGCAATCAAGATGGCACCGTTCATCTCTGGTATGCCGCGAGCGGGGCGGACCTCGAGATGACCGGTTACCCGACCAAGGTGCGTGAGCTGGCCTGGGATCCGCGCAGTCGCTTCATTGCCACCGGCGGGGCCTCCAGCGTGACGCTGTGGGACATGCGCGGGCGTGGCCCGGCCGGTTCGCGTCCGCTGGTGCTGGACGCTCATGCCGATTTTGTCACCGCGATCGACTGCCAACCGGCTGGCGACCTGCTCGCCTCGGCCGCGCGAGACGGCGAGGTCATGCTCTGGCGGCCCATGCGCGGACCGGATTTGCGCGGGCGGGAGTTGCAGGCCGCCGTGACCCTGGGCGAGCCGGCGGCGGCCTTGCGCTGGCGCCCGGATGGGCGCTCTCTGCTGGCGGCCGGCCGGGGCGGGCGTCTGCTCTCGTTCGCCGTGACCCGTTGA
- a CDS encoding nickel permease yields MSLDPHATVGLAGAFVLGLRHGLDPDHIAAVDAMTYRALDERPALARWAGTLFALGHGGVVLVIAVLVGALGARYAVPAPWSGLLEWAPVVLLSLLGLLNLRALLRPSGYQPATLRLWLVPRALRGSTHPLAMLGVGAVLGLVFDTATQAAAWGYAASAQQGVWGALGVGLAFTLGMVLTDSLDGRLMCRFLSAASPEGAQLYRRAVGWFTVAVSFTVVGYTALSACWPHWTLPDAWLTALGAALVTLMAAGVLWLNLRRPTALAPSDQPA; encoded by the coding sequence ATGTCACTCGATCCTCACGCCACCGTGGGCCTGGCCGGCGCCTTCGTGCTCGGGCTGCGCCACGGCCTGGACCCCGACCACATCGCGGCCGTCGATGCGATGACCTACCGCGCGCTCGATGAGCGGCCCGCGCTGGCCCGCTGGGCCGGCACCCTGTTTGCCCTCGGGCACGGGGGGGTGGTGCTGGTGATTGCCGTGCTGGTCGGGGCGCTGGGGGCGCGCTATGCGGTGCCGGCGCCCTGGTCCGGTCTGCTGGAATGGGCCCCGGTCGTGCTGCTCAGCCTGCTGGGCCTGCTCAACCTGCGCGCCTTGCTGCGCCCCAGTGGCTATCAGCCGGCCACGCTACGGCTCTGGCTGGTGCCGCGAGCCTTGCGCGGAAGCACTCACCCGCTCGCCATGCTGGGCGTGGGGGCCGTGCTCGGACTGGTGTTCGATACGGCTACCCAGGCCGCGGCCTGGGGCTATGCCGCGAGCGCCCAGCAGGGCGTCTGGGGGGCGCTGGGCGTCGGGCTGGCCTTCACCCTGGGCATGGTCCTGACGGACTCCCTCGACGGCCGCTTGATGTGTCGTTTTCTGAGCGCGGCGTCACCCGAGGGAGCCCAGCTGTATCGCCGTGCCGTCGGCTGGTTCACGGTGGCGGTCTCGTTCACGGTGGTCGGCTACACGGCGCTGTCGGCCTGCTGGCCTCACTGGACCTTGCCGGATGCCTGGCTGACAGCTCTGGGCGCCGCGCTGGTGACCCTGATGGCAGCCGGTGTGCTCTGGCTGAACTTGCGGCGTCCCACGGCCTTGGCGCCCTCGGACCAGCCGGCCTGA
- a CDS encoding DUF1289 domain-containing protein, whose product MPHVPSPCTDRCARDPYFGWCSGCFRTVEEIRAWRQLDDRSRLWVVKQCGRRARHAAEVSRG is encoded by the coding sequence ATGCCCCACGTCCCTTCACCTTGCACCGATCGCTGTGCGCGTGACCCGTATTTTGGTTGGTGTTCCGGTTGTTTTCGCACGGTCGAGGAGATCCGCGCCTGGCGGCAACTCGACGACCGTTCCCGCCTCTGGGTGGTGAAGCAGTGCGGGCGGCGCGCACGCCACGCGGCGGAGGTGTCCCGTGGCTAG